One window from the genome of Cyprinus carpio isolate SPL01 chromosome B1, ASM1834038v1, whole genome shotgun sequence encodes:
- the cars2 gene encoding probable cysteine--tRNA ligase, mitochondrial isoform X1 yields MKMRLPLALIANVRLLNSGFRIRHSIHNGVTKTSLLSSHNICSGAERTWIKPAGFDTGVKTYNSLTKQKEPLVLAQERIATWYSCGPTVYDHAHLGHACSYVRFDILQRILSRIFEINVIHVMVITDIDDKIIQRSLEQNISPTVLARMHEEEFKRDMQALRVLPPAVYMRVTDNIPQIVAFIKRIIGNGHAYVTSQGNVYFDTQSIGNRYGKLVNLGGIVGELGAQDKRDPRDFALWKASKPHEPHWESPWGQGRPGWHIECSTIASSVFGSQLDIHSGGIDLAFPHHENEIAQSEAYHRCEQWGNYFLHSGHLHLKGSVEKMSKSLKNYVTIKDFLKSYTANEFRLFCLLTRYRSAIDYSDASMSEARSTLSTISAFCHNAQAYMQGHLQCQPIEEGILWERLSATQSSVRKALADDFDTPKTVDAIMSLIHHGNCQLQPTAKVDGPRSPAVFGAMLSYVREIMGVFGVDLLDRKEVHDSSGVLNNVVEELVHFRSEVRKFALSVEDQAPQDPLTGSEIQKRHPQPDRVPLLKACDAFRNNLAPLGVHIKDRGTNSTWEITRRGETRKN; encoded by the exons ATGAAAATGAGGCTTCCTTTAGCATTGATTGCAAATGTAAGATTGCTTAATTCTGGCTTCAGAATCAGGCATTCGATTCATAATGGTGTTACAAAAACATCATTGCTGTCCAGTCATAATATATGCAGCGGAGCGGAGAGAACGTGGATAAAACCAGCGGGGTTTGACACCGGTGTGAAGACTTACAACAGTCTCACCAAGCAGAAAGAACCTCTGGTTTTGGCACAAGAACGCATTGCTACCTG GTATAGTTGTGGACCTACTGTTTATGACCATGCCCATCTCGGTCATGCGTG CTCATATGTCAGATTTGATATTCTACAAAGGATCTTGTCCAGAATTTTTGAAATTAATGTAATCCACGTCATGGTCATCACCGACATTgatgataaaataatacaaagaagCCTTGAG CAGAACATCTCGCCCACTGTCCTAGCAAGAATGCATGAGGAAGAGTTTAAGAGGGACATGCAAGCACTGCGG GTTCTTCCTCCAGCTGTATACATGAGGGTGACAGACAACATACCCCAGATTGTAGCTTTTATAAAGCGTATTATTGGAAATGGACATGCCTATGTCACAAGTCAAG GCAACGTCTACTTTGACACTCAGTCGATTGGTAACCGCTATGGCAAGCTTGTGAACCTTGGAGGGATTGTTGGGGAGCTGG GGGCTCAGGATAAAAGAGATCCAAGGGATTTTGCTCTGTGGAAAGCATCCAAACCACATGAACCTCATTGGGAATCACCTTGGGGACAAGGAAGACCTGGGTGGCACATTGAATGTTCTACAATTGCTAG TTCAGTTTTTGGAAGTCAGTTGGACATCCACTCTGGAGGAATTGACCTTGCATTCCCACATCATGAGAATGAGATTGCCCAGTCTGAGGCGTATCATCGGTGTGAACAATGGGGGAACTACTTCCTGCACTCTG GGCACCTTCATTTGAAAGGAAGCGTAGAGAAGATGTCAAAATCCTTGAAGAATTATGTAACTATAAAG GATTTTCTGAAATCTTACACTGCTAATGAGTTTCGACTTTTCTGCCTTCTGACCAGATACAGATCAG CAATTGACTATAGTGATGCAAGCATGAGTGAAGCCCGATCTACCCTGTCCACCATCTCTGCCTTCTGCCACAATGCACAGGCCTACATGCAGGGCCACTTACAGTGCCAGCCTATAGAGGAGGGAATTCTCTGGGAGAG GTTGTCTGCTACACAGTCCAGTGTTCGGAAAGCACTCGCTGATGATTTTGACACCCCAAAAACTGTGGATGCCATTATGAGCCTCATTCACCATGGCAACTGTCAGCTTCAGCCTACTGCTAAG gTTGATGGGCCGAGGAGTCCTGCTGTATTTGGAGCCATGCTGTCCTATGTCAGGGAAATCATGGGTGTTTTTGGAGTTGATCTATTGGACAGAAAG GAAGTCCATGATTCCTCTGGAGTTTTAAATAATGTGGTAGAGGAATTGGTGCATTTTCGGAGTGAGGTTCGTAAATTTGCTCTTTCTGTGGAAGATCAAGCTCCACAAGATCCCCTCACTGGCTCTGAAATTCAGAAAAGGCATCCACAGCCAGACAGAGTGCCCTTGCTGAAGGCCTGTGATGCCTTTAGGAATAATCTAGCACCCCTTGGAGTCCACATTAAG GATAGAGGCACAAACTCCACATGGGAAATAACAAGAAGAGGAGAGACCAGGAAGAATTAA
- the cars2 gene encoding probable cysteine--tRNA ligase, mitochondrial isoform X2 produces MKMRLPLALIANVRLLNSGFRIRHSIHNGVTKTSLLSSHNICSGAERTWIKPAGFDTGVKTYNSLTKQKEPLVLAQERIATWYSCGPTVYDHAHLGHACSYVRFDILQRILSRIFEINVIHVMVITDIDDKIIQRSLENISPTVLARMHEEEFKRDMQALRVLPPAVYMRVTDNIPQIVAFIKRIIGNGHAYVTSQGNVYFDTQSIGNRYGKLVNLGGIVGELGAQDKRDPRDFALWKASKPHEPHWESPWGQGRPGWHIECSTIASSVFGSQLDIHSGGIDLAFPHHENEIAQSEAYHRCEQWGNYFLHSGHLHLKGSVEKMSKSLKNYVTIKDFLKSYTANEFRLFCLLTRYRSAIDYSDASMSEARSTLSTISAFCHNAQAYMQGHLQCQPIEEGILWERLSATQSSVRKALADDFDTPKTVDAIMSLIHHGNCQLQPTAKVDGPRSPAVFGAMLSYVREIMGVFGVDLLDRKEVHDSSGVLNNVVEELVHFRSEVRKFALSVEDQAPQDPLTGSEIQKRHPQPDRVPLLKACDAFRNNLAPLGVHIKDRGTNSTWEITRRGETRKN; encoded by the exons ATGAAAATGAGGCTTCCTTTAGCATTGATTGCAAATGTAAGATTGCTTAATTCTGGCTTCAGAATCAGGCATTCGATTCATAATGGTGTTACAAAAACATCATTGCTGTCCAGTCATAATATATGCAGCGGAGCGGAGAGAACGTGGATAAAACCAGCGGGGTTTGACACCGGTGTGAAGACTTACAACAGTCTCACCAAGCAGAAAGAACCTCTGGTTTTGGCACAAGAACGCATTGCTACCTG GTATAGTTGTGGACCTACTGTTTATGACCATGCCCATCTCGGTCATGCGTG CTCATATGTCAGATTTGATATTCTACAAAGGATCTTGTCCAGAATTTTTGAAATTAATGTAATCCACGTCATGGTCATCACCGACATTgatgataaaataatacaaagaagCCTTGAG AACATCTCGCCCACTGTCCTAGCAAGAATGCATGAGGAAGAGTTTAAGAGGGACATGCAAGCACTGCGG GTTCTTCCTCCAGCTGTATACATGAGGGTGACAGACAACATACCCCAGATTGTAGCTTTTATAAAGCGTATTATTGGAAATGGACATGCCTATGTCACAAGTCAAG GCAACGTCTACTTTGACACTCAGTCGATTGGTAACCGCTATGGCAAGCTTGTGAACCTTGGAGGGATTGTTGGGGAGCTGG GGGCTCAGGATAAAAGAGATCCAAGGGATTTTGCTCTGTGGAAAGCATCCAAACCACATGAACCTCATTGGGAATCACCTTGGGGACAAGGAAGACCTGGGTGGCACATTGAATGTTCTACAATTGCTAG TTCAGTTTTTGGAAGTCAGTTGGACATCCACTCTGGAGGAATTGACCTTGCATTCCCACATCATGAGAATGAGATTGCCCAGTCTGAGGCGTATCATCGGTGTGAACAATGGGGGAACTACTTCCTGCACTCTG GGCACCTTCATTTGAAAGGAAGCGTAGAGAAGATGTCAAAATCCTTGAAGAATTATGTAACTATAAAG GATTTTCTGAAATCTTACACTGCTAATGAGTTTCGACTTTTCTGCCTTCTGACCAGATACAGATCAG CAATTGACTATAGTGATGCAAGCATGAGTGAAGCCCGATCTACCCTGTCCACCATCTCTGCCTTCTGCCACAATGCACAGGCCTACATGCAGGGCCACTTACAGTGCCAGCCTATAGAGGAGGGAATTCTCTGGGAGAG GTTGTCTGCTACACAGTCCAGTGTTCGGAAAGCACTCGCTGATGATTTTGACACCCCAAAAACTGTGGATGCCATTATGAGCCTCATTCACCATGGCAACTGTCAGCTTCAGCCTACTGCTAAG gTTGATGGGCCGAGGAGTCCTGCTGTATTTGGAGCCATGCTGTCCTATGTCAGGGAAATCATGGGTGTTTTTGGAGTTGATCTATTGGACAGAAAG GAAGTCCATGATTCCTCTGGAGTTTTAAATAATGTGGTAGAGGAATTGGTGCATTTTCGGAGTGAGGTTCGTAAATTTGCTCTTTCTGTGGAAGATCAAGCTCCACAAGATCCCCTCACTGGCTCTGAAATTCAGAAAAGGCATCCACAGCCAGACAGAGTGCCCTTGCTGAAGGCCTGTGATGCCTTTAGGAATAATCTAGCACCCCTTGGAGTCCACATTAAG GATAGAGGCACAAACTCCACATGGGAAATAACAAGAAGAGGAGAGACCAGGAAGAATTAA
- the cars2 gene encoding probable cysteine--tRNA ligase, mitochondrial isoform X3, producing the protein MVITDIDDKIIQRSLEQNISPTVLARMHEEEFKRDMQALRVLPPAVYMRVTDNIPQIVAFIKRIIGNGHAYVTSQGNVYFDTQSIGNRYGKLVNLGGIVGELGAQDKRDPRDFALWKASKPHEPHWESPWGQGRPGWHIECSTIASSVFGSQLDIHSGGIDLAFPHHENEIAQSEAYHRCEQWGNYFLHSGHLHLKGSVEKMSKSLKNYVTIKDFLKSYTANEFRLFCLLTRYRSAIDYSDASMSEARSTLSTISAFCHNAQAYMQGHLQCQPIEEGILWERLSATQSSVRKALADDFDTPKTVDAIMSLIHHGNCQLQPTAKVDGPRSPAVFGAMLSYVREIMGVFGVDLLDRKEVHDSSGVLNNVVEELVHFRSEVRKFALSVEDQAPQDPLTGSEIQKRHPQPDRVPLLKACDAFRNNLAPLGVHIKDRGTNSTWEITRRGETRKN; encoded by the exons ATGGTCATCACCGACATTgatgataaaataatacaaagaagCCTTGAG CAGAACATCTCGCCCACTGTCCTAGCAAGAATGCATGAGGAAGAGTTTAAGAGGGACATGCAAGCACTGCGG GTTCTTCCTCCAGCTGTATACATGAGGGTGACAGACAACATACCCCAGATTGTAGCTTTTATAAAGCGTATTATTGGAAATGGACATGCCTATGTCACAAGTCAAG GCAACGTCTACTTTGACACTCAGTCGATTGGTAACCGCTATGGCAAGCTTGTGAACCTTGGAGGGATTGTTGGGGAGCTGG GGGCTCAGGATAAAAGAGATCCAAGGGATTTTGCTCTGTGGAAAGCATCCAAACCACATGAACCTCATTGGGAATCACCTTGGGGACAAGGAAGACCTGGGTGGCACATTGAATGTTCTACAATTGCTAG TTCAGTTTTTGGAAGTCAGTTGGACATCCACTCTGGAGGAATTGACCTTGCATTCCCACATCATGAGAATGAGATTGCCCAGTCTGAGGCGTATCATCGGTGTGAACAATGGGGGAACTACTTCCTGCACTCTG GGCACCTTCATTTGAAAGGAAGCGTAGAGAAGATGTCAAAATCCTTGAAGAATTATGTAACTATAAAG GATTTTCTGAAATCTTACACTGCTAATGAGTTTCGACTTTTCTGCCTTCTGACCAGATACAGATCAG CAATTGACTATAGTGATGCAAGCATGAGTGAAGCCCGATCTACCCTGTCCACCATCTCTGCCTTCTGCCACAATGCACAGGCCTACATGCAGGGCCACTTACAGTGCCAGCCTATAGAGGAGGGAATTCTCTGGGAGAG GTTGTCTGCTACACAGTCCAGTGTTCGGAAAGCACTCGCTGATGATTTTGACACCCCAAAAACTGTGGATGCCATTATGAGCCTCATTCACCATGGCAACTGTCAGCTTCAGCCTACTGCTAAG gTTGATGGGCCGAGGAGTCCTGCTGTATTTGGAGCCATGCTGTCCTATGTCAGGGAAATCATGGGTGTTTTTGGAGTTGATCTATTGGACAGAAAG GAAGTCCATGATTCCTCTGGAGTTTTAAATAATGTGGTAGAGGAATTGGTGCATTTTCGGAGTGAGGTTCGTAAATTTGCTCTTTCTGTGGAAGATCAAGCTCCACAAGATCCCCTCACTGGCTCTGAAATTCAGAAAAGGCATCCACAGCCAGACAGAGTGCCCTTGCTGAAGGCCTGTGATGCCTTTAGGAATAATCTAGCACCCCTTGGAGTCCACATTAAG GATAGAGGCACAAACTCCACATGGGAAATAACAAGAAGAGGAGAGACCAGGAAGAATTAA